The following are from one region of the Salvia hispanica cultivar TCC Black 2014 chromosome 1, UniMelb_Shisp_WGS_1.0, whole genome shotgun sequence genome:
- the LOC125201770 gene encoding myosin-binding protein 7-like: MESDDSLQSMSHVQCCDCGCSCSMTDTALSEMCLRPVKHKYDDVEEGNKFTAPGLVVPQNARVEVENECMALRETVGSQQQTIQDLLIELDEERNASSSAANEAMSMILRLQREKAEVHMEARQFKRFAEEKMAHDQQVALALDDLLYKREQAVHSLTCEIQAYKHRMLSFGLTESEADGEKVVGQNTSMTENLEGQYEFPGYDIYPPLKCNVNESQAYPNGDDESADIEKYPFGETPHSRYELRDFEYRLNEYERSPTRTIEPDREYSGTKNMLEKVIVGQSPRRPNHLRKLSTDSSYSQFGMVKEMSPDFAPDSPKYGGSFRKTTFSHLDLNPNYRKVDSASEAGDDISDRVYTIDSIHQRSAVNGVMDHKGSDGSVYEDYSKSSQGSLDHSDVMDLEMQKLYARLQALEADRESMRQALISVGTDKAQMILLKEIAENLCKEMTPAKAMPIQKKPVTKGLSSVSLLKWVILWRRNARRSRYTFGMSAKNEGLLMLLDKGPRIGQRRVVSTVNLRN, from the exons ATGGAATCAGATGATTCGCTCCAATCCATGAGCCATGTCCAATGTTGTGACTGTGGTTGCAGCTGTTCTATGACGGACACGGCCTTATCTGAGATGTGTCTACGCCCTGTCAAGCATAAATACGATGACGTCGAGGAAGGAAACAAATTTACTGCCCCGGGACTTGTTGTGCCGCAAAATGCCCGTGTGGAGGTCGAAAATGAATGTATGGCACTGCGTGAAACAGTCGGCAGTCAACAGCAGACTATCCAGGATCTCCTTATCGAATTAGACGAGGAGAGAAATGCATCTTCTTCAGCTGCAAACGAGGCCATGTCTATGATTCTGAGGCTGCAGAGGGAGAAGGCAGAGGTTCATATGGAGGCAAGGCAGTTTAAGAGGTTCGCGGAGGAGAAAATGGCTCATGATCAGCAAGTGGCATTGGCATTGGACGATTTGTTGTATAAGAGGGAACAGGCCGTGCATTCACTTACCTGTGAGATTCAGGCCTACAAACACAGGATGTTGAGTTTTGGGCTCACGGAGTCTGAAGCCGATGGAGAAAAGGTTGTGGGCCAAAACACGAGCATGACTGAGAACCTAGAGGGACAATATGAGTTTCCTGGATACGATATTTACCCACCTCTCAAGTGCAATGTAAATGAATCCCAAGCTTATCCAAATGGTGATGATGAAAGTGCTGACATTGAGAAATATCCCTTTGGGGAAACTCCACACTCTCGGTATGAGCTGAGGGATTTCGAGTACAGGCTCAATGAATATGAGCGAAGTCCTACTAGAACCATCGAGCCTGATAGGGAATACTCTGGCACAAAAAATATGCTTGAAAAGGTTATTGTTGGTCAATCTCCAAGACGGCCTAATCATCTTAGGAAGTTATCTACTGATAGCTCATATTCACAATTTGGAATGGTGAAAGAAATGAGTCCAGATTTTGCGCCAGATTCCCCAAAATATGGCGGCAGTTTTAGGAAGACGACTTTTTCCCATTTGGATTTGAATCCTAATTACAGAAAAGTGGATAGTGCATCTGAAGCTGGAGATGACATAAGTGACAGAGTTTACACAATAGATTCCATCCATCAACGGTCTGCAGTTAATGGTGTCATGGATCATAAGGGTTCTGATGGATCCGTATATGAGGACTATTCAAAAAGTTCCCAGGGTTCACTAGACCACTCTGATGTTATGGACCTAGAGATGCAGAAACTGTATGCAAGGCTTCAGGCTCTTGAAGCTGATAGAGAATCAATGAGGCAGGCTCTTATCTCTGTTGGAACTGATAAAGCACaaatgattttgttgaaaGAGATAGCTGAGAACTTGTGCAAAGAAATGACACCAGCAAAAGCAATGCCTATCCAGAAGAAGCCAGTAACTAAGGGTTTAAGCTCCGTTTCCTTATTGAAG TGGGTCATATTATGGAGAAGGAATGCACGCAGAAGCAG GTACACGTTCGGGATGTCTGCCAAGAATGAAGGTTTGCTAATGCTTTTAGACAAAGGTCCTCGTATCGGACAACGAAGGGTTGTGTCAACAGTAAACCTGCGAAACTAA
- the LOC125215431 gene encoding putative UDP-glucuronate:xylan alpha-glucuronosyltransferase 4 — translation MAASKPSRRKPFTFPAIIFLATLITFNIQYLIQLHQDVQNAVNHPTPTTSLNWFEFVARELGHEAINVALVNMDDETTLPDKIPTKGKIVKVDFDRVDKAVQWSHLYPEWIDETNAKCPNVPMPMFENYEQLDVVVARVPSDEFGLKDVFRLQVNLVVANLLVRCGRVQSGVISRPIFAVFIGASGPMSEIFRCDDLVLHDADSWIHRPELTRIRQIVLMPVGSCQLNSPLPHIGKELWIEREDERLKQPREAYATIVHSKETYVCGAIALARSIIKLNTTKDLILLADDHISPKSINGLQSAGWKIKRIQRIRNPHSKKISYNEWNYSKLRLWQLTDYDKIIFIDSDFIVTKSLDEFFKYPGISARGNNKDRFNSGLMLLEPSMCTFRSLMEKRWVVRSYNGGDQGFLNEMFPWWHRLPNKINYLTYFDPNNGEEDRKHVVPSDVYAIHYLGWKPWWCYRDYDCNWDGPKNQKFASDYANNIWWDVYDKASDDMKENCFLTPLMRTRFWETRNKAKEANLSDGHWRIKITDPRLNNGL, via the exons ATGGCAGCGTCGAAGCCCTCAAGGCGGAAGCCCTTCACCTTTCCCGCTATAATTTTCTTGGCAACACTCATCACATTCAACATCCAATACCTAATCCAGCTGCATCAAGATGTCCAGAATGCCGTAAACCACCCTACACCGACCACGAGCCTCAATTGGTTCGAGTTCGTAGCACGAGAGCTGGGACACGAGGCCATCAACGTTGCATTGGTCAACATGGACGACGAAACGACACTGCCAGACAAGATCCCCACAAAAGGGAAGATTGTCAAGGTGGATTTCGACCGTGTGGATAAGGCAGTGCAGTGGTCCCACTTGTATCCGGAGTGGATCGATGAGACCAATGCAAAGTGCCCGAATGTTCCCATGCCCATGTTCGAAAACTACGAGCAACTCGACGTGGTGGTGGCTAGGGTTCCTTCGGATGAATTTGGTTTGAAGGATGTTTTTCGGTTGCAAGTGAATTTGGTGGTTGCTAACTTGTTAGTGAGATGTGGGAGAGTCCAAAGTGGGGTTATTAGTAGACCAATATTTGCTGTGTTTATAGGGGCAAGTGGGCCCATGTCGGAGATCTTTCGATGTGATGATCTTGTGTTGCACGATGCTGATTCTTGGATTCACAGACCTGAGTTGACAAGGATCAGACAGATTGTACTCATGCCTGTCGGAAGTTGCCAACTCAACTCTCCTTTACCACATATTG GTAAAGAATTATGGATTGAGAGAGAGGATGAGAGGTTGAAGCAACCAAGAGAGGCTTATGCTACTATAGTCCACTCGAAAGAAACCTACGTGTGTGGAGCAATAGCTCTAGCAAGAAGCATCATCAAACTAAACACAACCAAAGACCTCATCTTGCTAGCCGACGATCACATCTCTCCCAAATCCATCAACGGCCTCCAATCCGCCGGGTGGAAGATAAAGCGGATCCAACGCATACGAAACCCTCACTCGAAGAAAATATCGTACAACGAGTGGAACTACAGCAAGCTCCGCCTCTGGCAGCTAACAGACTACGACAAGATCATCTTCATCGACTCAGACTTCATCGTCACAAAAAGCCTCGACGAGTTCTTCAAATACCCGGGCATCTCCGCCCGGGGAAACAACAAAGACCGGTTCAACTCGGGGTTGATGCTCCTAGAGCCATCGATGTGCACTTTTAGGAGCTTAATGGAGAAGAGATGGGTGGTGAGATCGTATAACGGCGGCGATCAAGGCTTCCTCAATGAGATGTTCCCATGGTGGCATCGCCTCCCTAACAAGATAAACTATCTCACCTACTTTGATCCGAATAATGGCGAGGAAGATAGGAAGCATGTAGTTCCGAGTGATGTGTATGCGATTCACTACCTCGGGTGGAAGCCGTGGTGGTGCTACAGAGACTACGACTGCAATTGGGATGGccccaaaaatcaaaaatttgCGAGTGACTACGCAAACAACATTTGGTGGGATGTTTATGATAAGGCTTCTGATGATATGAAGGAAAACTGTTTTTTGACACCCCTCATGCGTACTAGGTTTTGGGAAACTAGAAACAAAGCCAAGGAAGCTAACTTGTCGGATGGACATTGGAGGATCAAAATTACAGATCCAAGGTTGAATAATGGATTGTGA
- the LOC125202269 gene encoding F-box protein At5g06550 — translation MLSSKNLWVKARSKKSKKSRVTHSKRPNSATKKQKLEFKKQATGVAPPPHSLTEEEEFEQTEEGKFSLKNSAQSHSHGVQPLGNLYFSSSPTNSRNSGLGNLQILTDELLLEILAFLSGTQLGVLSTVSKSFYVFCNQEPLWRNLVLDTYQNGFLYKGTWKNTFVSSYKSSFKIVSSGVRVRDFYSDYLFQSWLCANLEMKPEWVERDNIVRRRGISVDEFILSFEEPNKPVLLEGCLEKWPAIEKWDREYLVEVCGDEQFSVGPVQMKLGDYFRYSDQVKEERPLYLFDPKFAEKVPQLGMDYGVPEYFSEDLFSVLGSERPDYRWIIIGPAGSGSSFHIDPNSTSAWNAVVRGSKKWVLFPPDVVPPGVHPSPDGAEVACPVSIIEWFMNFYCATKSWEKRPIECVCKAGEVIFVPNGWWHLVINLEDSVAITQNFASRRNLLNVLDFLKRPNASSLVSGTRDRVNLHDKFRNAIDAALPGTIDELKVKAEEKEKQAKKLSFWETVTDSKVGAFKFSF, via the exons ATGCTGAGCTCCAAAAATTTATGGGTCAAGGCTAGATCGAAGAAATCGAAAAAATCGCGCGTAACCCATTCCAAGAGGCCGAACTCAGCcacaaagaaacaaaaacttGAATTCAAAAAGCAAGCTACAGGCGTGGCACCGCCGCCGCATTCATTAACGGAAGAGGAAGAATTCGAGCAAACTGAAGAAGGTAAATTCAGCTTGAAAAACTCGGCTCAATCCCACTCTCACGGCGTCCAACCGTTGGGCAATCTCTACTTCAGCTCTTCGCCCACCAATTCTAGGAACTCGGGCCTCGGCAATCTCCAAATCCTCACAGATGAGCTCCTTCTCGAGATTCTTGCATTTCTCAGCGGGACCCAATTGGGGGTTTTATCAACTGTGAGCAAATCTTTCTATGTTTTCTGCAATCAAGAGCCTCTTTGGAGGAATCTCGTACTGGATACTTATCAAAATGGGTTCTTGTATAAAGGGACTTGGAAAAACACTTTTGTTAGTTCTTATAAAAGCTCGTTCAAGATTGTTAGCAGTGGGGTTAGAGTTAGGGATTTTTATTCTGATTACTTGTTTCAGAGCTGGCTCTGTGCTAATCTTGAGATGAAACCTGAGTGGGTTGAGAGGGATAACATAGTGAGGAGAAGGGGAATTTCTGTTGATGAGTTTATACTGAGCTTTGAGGAGCCGAATAAGCCAGTGTTGTTGGAAGGATGTCTGGAGAAATGGCCTGCAATTGAGAAATGGGACAGGGAGTATCTGGTTGAAGTTTGTGGTGATGAACAGTTCTCGGTTGGGCCGGTGCAGATGAAGCTCGGGGACTACTTTAGGTACTCAGATCAAGTGAAGGAGGAGCGGCCGTTGTATCTTTTTGACCCTAAGTTTGCTGAGAAAGTTCCTCAGTTGGGGATGGATTATGGGGTACCTGAGTATTTCAGTGAGgatctttttagtgttttggGAAGTGAGAGGCCGGACTATAGATGGATTATTATTGGGCCGGCAGGGTCTGGATCGTCTTTCCACATTGATCCTAACTCGACCTCTGCTTGGAATGCTGTGGTGAGAGGTTCCAAGAAGTGGGTGCTGTTTCCTCCTGATGTGGTGCCGCCTGGGGTGCATCCGAGCCCAGATGGTGCAGAGGTTGCTTGTCCCGTTTCCATAATTGAGTGGTTTATGAACTTCTACTGTGCCACGAAAAGTTGGGAGAAGAGGCCCATTGAATGCGTTTGTAAAGCAGGGGAAGTCATATTTGTGCCTAATGGATGGTGGCATCTGGTTATTAACCTCGAAGATTCTGTTGCCATCACGCAAAATTTTGCTAGCAG GAGGAATTTGTTGAACGTTTTGGATTTTCTAAAGAGGCCTAATGCGAGCAGTCTTGTGTCGGGAACGAGAGATAGAGTCAATCTTCATGACAAATTTAGGAATGCTATCGATGCAGCTCTACCCGGAACGATAGACGAGCTGAAAGTGAAAGCAGAGGAGAAAGAAAAGCAGGCCAAGAAGCTTTCTTTCTGGGAGACTGTTACTGATTCCAAGGTGGGTGCCTTCAagttttccttttag